AAACTACAATTTCTTCAACCTGCTGACTTTGGCCCTCTGTCTGTCGCTTCTGGACGACCAGCATGTACACTTCTGGCTACGCAAGGCAGACAAGATCAGCAACAATGGTGTGATAAATATTTTCTGGATACATTTAGAGGCTGTACTTTTGTAAAGTCTAAAAAGTTAGGATATAGTGTCACTCTTCCCGTGTCTTAGAGATTTgcttaaataataaagtctgcaTGTAATCGTCAAGATAAACATTTGACAAGTAATTTTGCGGACGTCAACATATCAAACACCCATCTTTACCATCAGTAAACCCACTGtgattaatcaaaaaatataagaaacatCTGAATCCTGCCTGGAGAAGAACACGCATTGAAAGCTTCACTTTGTACCTGAGTTGTATGTCCATTCTGCCAAAGTTTACTTACCAGAGCTTCATCACGCTCTCTCTTTGATCTGCTCAGACTCCAAGCTGGGGTCGTGGCTGTGTTACCTGCTGGAGCTTTCAGTCTGGTCTCTCATGATCTTCGGCTCAATTTTATGCTTTGACCTAAAGCTGGATACAACGAAGAACGCCATCTCCTCCAGAACAggtaggtgtttgtgtgtagatcTATTTCCATAGGAACAATAGCGTTTTGcagttcattgtttttaatttttgtcCTTTCAGAATTCACATTCCACCAATTTAACCAGTTTCTGAAGACTGTCACTGTCCCCTCTATCTGGATtgctgttctctctctcacctgggAGATGGTCACAGCCATGTTCAGGTAGGACCTCCTTGTGTGGGTGCTTGATAATGTTGCATTCTCTGTATTCCATCTTGTTTTTCAAACGTAGGTTacgtaatgtgttttttctagGTGTGCGTGTGTCTCCGGTTTCCTGAAGAGGTTCTGGGGGACTATCCAGTGGACTGTGTTTGCTACTGCCGCCGCTGCTATGTTCACTATAAGTCTGGTGGGTGTTGTAGTAAATACAGTATTGATTTGAACTTCATATCATAAAGCTAACGAGTCATGCAGTTGAACCTCTTAATTGATCAGAAATGTTTCTTCAAACCTAGTTGTTGCTATCTGCTTCTGTTCCCAGGTGCCATTCACCTACGTAGAGTATGACTCCAATGCCAGGTTGTGGCCGGGAGTGCGTCGGGCCTATGATCTGGTGGGCCGCTACCAGCTGGTCAACTCATACGGCCTGTTCAGAAGGATGACCGGGGTCGGTGGACGGCCAGAGGTCGTCATCGAGGGAAGCCAGGATGGAGTCTCGTGGAcggtgagaggaaaaaaaagttatcatGGACGATATCAATATGCCTGTTAAAGATGACAGGACTGCGATGCTGAATTTATTCAAACATGCTGCACAAGGTGCTCCCTGTTTTCACAATTCATCAGTATGTTCCCATcagtatgtttcttttttcttcttttaggaAATTGAGTTTATGTATAAGCCAGGCAACCTAAGTGCACCTCTTGCTCTAGTGACACCTCACCAGCCCAGGTTGGACTGGCAGATGTGGTTTGCTGCCCTCGGGCCTCATACACAGGCTCCATGGTTCACCAGCCTCATGTACAAACTGCTGCAGGGCAAAAGAGATGGTACGCAGCCTCAGAGTGCTACAATTTGTTTTCTTACCgtattttctgtcactttttttatCTACCTAAATGACAATTCAACACAGAATCAAATGGGGCAGAAAATGTAACATGTTCGCAATATCACAAGATCACGTGAGAGTCATGGAATCACATATCACATGTAAATCTGACAAAATCTGAAAATAGACAACaagttatttgtttgtgtcCTGTAAGCCAGACGACAGACCATATCAgcatcctgtgaggagctactggcagcttaAGGCATAGCTTAGGTTTGCAAGGTGTCACAGAGAGGCGACTGTTTCTTCAGAACAATAATGTCTCCTTAACAGGGTTagcgtagatgctgcaatagcttcagttatatcagaactgagagtatttattcatttaaaaaaaaaaaaaaaaataacggCACTGAAGGCCATTCTCATTGGGAAAGatgttgtctttcttttccgGACTCGCTTCGGAAAGAGTGACCAATGATTCATCCAATCACCgggcaaatatgtttttaaagtgcCTGTTTCCAATGATGGCTTCTCAGAccgttctgtgtaacaaaccatctagTGTGTCAGGTTTTGAAGAAAACTACCACTGCTCTGCTTCTTATTGGTTTTAAACTTTATAGGATGCTGCACTTCTCACTAAACTTAAAATAGTGATATCACACAAGGTGTTTTACCATTGTCCGCTTATTAAAAAAGGCCCTCTGTGTTGTCACTAACTGAGATGTAGTAAGAAGTGAATCCAACCCCCAGATAGCTGGGTGCAGCTGTGCTCGCACTAATGTCTGCTAAGTAACGGGTTAAATAGCTGTTACTCACTGTTTGCGTTAAAAGCCAAATGTGGAAAAACTTGTCTTTAGTGACCTCTAGTGGTACTATCAGGAAAGATTGCAGACGCCTATGCCCACTCactttgatgaaaacaaaataaaagttaatatgaattattgttGATACATGTTTTAAGTATCACTGATTGGATGTAAGTGTGGGACACAGCACAACATTGATACAATCTTGGACCAGGGCTTCAGGTACTTAACTGTTTTAAATTACCATTGAAAAGAaggcagtgtttgtttttaagtacAACCAGATCTCTGAATGCTTTGCTTTATGTTCTGCAGTGATAGAGTTGATCCAGACAGATGTATCACAGTATCCGTTCCACGAGCAGCCTCCTGCCTACCTCCGGGCCCACCGCTACAGATACTGGTTTACTGAACCAAAGGCTGACGGGTCAgtagtctctctccctccctccctccctctctctctctgtctgttttgtttccagGCACTGAAGAAATCTGACTATTCTTGGTTGTGTGCACCTAAAGATGTCACTCAGCACATGTTACGACATTACCACCAAATTCCAACTAAATAAACAGCGActaacaatattttatttcagcagTTTTATCACTATTTCCATGTGATTCTTAGCTAAGCAAGTTTAGAAAGGAGTTTCACTTAATTTGTTCCTGTGCAAACATATGTCCTTAAAACATCAGGAtatttactgtttggttggtCTTTGTTGGCAGATCCTACCCACAGCGTTGGTGGAGGAGGGTTTATGATGAAGAATTCTATCCCACAGTGCACCTTGGCAACAACTTCCTGGAGAGCATGCTCAACCAGTACGGCCTCAAGGTAAATTCATCTTAAGAACATATAAttagtaattattattattattattatgtcccTTTTTCATTCTTTGATCTTTAGAATATCGattacattttgtctttatttgtctgTAGGACAAATCGCCTCCACGTCGTATGTCCAACACCACCGTTGCCAAGGCGGTGAGGTGGGTGCGCTCTCAGGCCAGAGGTGTTCCCACCCACATACTTATCTGGACCCTCATTGCCTGCAGCGCCACCCTCTGTCTGCTCCAGGGATTGCAAAACAGGAACAAACACCCAGAAAGGACCCCACTCACTCATGAGGCCGCTGTGAACAATCACACAGAAGATGTACCTGACGGCTCTTCAGACCATTGTGGGAAGTCAGATgaacagcagaaaacaaaaggaggaggaggaggaggaggaagatgtggTGGAGGAAGATGTGGTGGAGGATGGAGACGGCAGTGAagatgaggtggaggagggcAAAGCGGAGGAGAAAGACACTGTTGCTGACGACGAAGAGGACTGCGCacaggaggaagtggaggatgaggaggaagacggGAAATCAAGATGAAAGAGGAAGTTTTAAAAAGATGCAGGTAATCCTGTAGTTATCACCAACTGCCTTCATGAAATATTACCAACATGACCAAAGAATCTGTTCTGTATATACTTGTAATTCCTGATCATCCAATTAtggaaaaataagtttatttgcCTTCTCCCACCTACAAACCTTtctgcattacattttacagttatCAGTTGTCCTCATCAGAAACCAGTCGCTCAATTCAGTAGATCTTTGCCAGATGCTTAGAAATTTTAAAACCTCCCTGGTTTGTTCTGACTTATGTTGAACATTCAATCTAGTCAGCAGATCGAATCatgttgaaagaaaagagaaatatggAATTTAAAATATAAGGCAGTTTCTGTTTTGCCTATTCAGAGTTAATGTGTGATGTTCATGTTATTCTTTGTCTCCTATTTGTGTTGCGACCAGTcaaactgtgtatttgtgttttttttcattactgtgGTCCCTTGCCTCTTGTTGTATGTACTGAACTAAAACAACTCggcacattttttctttttttccacgaATGTGTCTTTTGGTATTGTTAATGTTAGAAATGAAACGTATCACAAATTgatgtagtatttttttttatcacatattaaagtacaatataatattaatgcttttctgtaatttttttatctgaaatgtGTAACAATCATATCTATTTTAAGaactttatttgtatgtataagTATTAGTAATAGGTTTATACAGGAGACACAAAATCCAGTTTTGTTATTACTGTACTACAACATGACAAATTATTGAGTTACATATAGCATATGTTATCACCCCATTATTTTCGTTATAATGAGGCTGCTGAATTCAGTCTTGTCTGTTTCACCACTTCAGTATTCCAGGACAGTACTTGTCGATCAGAGACTGGTAATACGGCTTCAGCTTGTCGACGTCCGGCAGCTCGGTGGTCTTAGTGTACAAGTCAAATTTGCTGTTGAAATGATGGCAGATGCAGCTTCAGGTCAAAGCAGAGAGCAGTGATAATGTGTACATGAGAAAGGAAGGGAAACCTCACTTGAACTGTTGGACCCAAGGCAGCATGAGCAGGTCTTTCTCATTGCACAGGTGCATGTAGTCTCCGTGGGAGTGCCAGGGGTAGAATGAATGGAATCGAATCATGTACAACCCctgaagaatgaaagaaagagattaGATCCAAAACTAATTTTGTTATTGCCCAAAACATAGtgtttataatgtaattattcACTTACCTGCTCTGGGATGGAGCAGTTGTTATACTTCAAAACTCTGTAGAGATATTCTGAAGACAACAATGCAAGAGTTCAGGTACAGTATCGTAGATTAACACACTTCAATGgcattattcttattttaaaagttgtagtagatgtttgtgtgtggctaAATGTGAGTACGTCTCTTACCGTCATGGCCCCAGGACAGGAAGACTTTGTCGAGCCCACAGTTTGTTTCATAGATCCCGTATTCAGTGCTAAAGagcgaaaaaaataaaataattatgtaacAGGAAGAATTCCCAGGACTACACAACTAGCCTGTAGGCTTTGTTGACAATTGAAGTATTGAATAAACAGGAATAGTAGAGCAGAGTACTGTTAATGGTTATCGCCTACAAATGCAGAACATTGTATTACTGGACGACACATACAGaggacaattaaatgttttaaaagccAAACAGTTCAGGGTTCTATTCACATTGTAGAAGGAAAATAACctgacaattttttttgccaaaatgtaaaactacgGAATTATTCATTCACAGACTTTGAAAATGTAACATGAAAATACTAACTTGTAGCTGGGATTTTTCTCATCTGGGTTATCCAGGAAGGTATTGCCTCTGAACACGATGGAGTTCTGAAACTTGCAGCCCACTGGGAAGGTGTCGCCTACTACAGCCCACTGCAGAGCACACATACCCAAAGTTTGCAgtaagtttttaaaaaaagtcaggtGTCCTTCTAATAATGATCAAAACAGAGTTCAAGCATACCTTGGATTAAGAGACAGAAAGGATTGAAGAGGAGTCTTAGAAATAACAATGAGAGTATTgggaagacaaagaaaatacttagaagaagacaaaacaaaaaaaaaacaccttatgACATTAAAGTAGGAAATCATTTTCCTGAATGATGTTCAAAGGTCATGCACCCTAATGGAAATGCAACACCAGACCATGTGTCCCACCTGGGGTTCGCCCCAAAAAGCCATTGTCTTCCCAACATCATGGATCAGACCAACCAACTGGAACCAATCTGGGGAGGAATAGTGAATACAGatatttgtttatgtatgtacTTGTACACAATGTGTGagtttttgtctctctccctgtatGGTACCGTTGTCTGGGTGTGCCTGGCGGATGCCCTCGGCAGTCTGGAAGGCATGGAAGGAGTTTGGGAAGTCCACGTCAGGATCGGACTCGTCCACCAGCTTGTCCAGAGACATGATGGCgtccatcatcttcatctgaGTGTGGTTGCAGCTGGCCCATACAGAGTGCTTCAAAAGGTAAGATTCACAGCATTACTGTGGAATTTTCCTTTCTCTAACATGCAAggaaagctcctgaacattcccaaaaatactttttgaagaATTGATTTCTGTTCAATATTCAGAGATAATGTGATCGGATTTGTCTGCCAATAATTAACAGTTCATGTGTTATGTAAAGCTGAAGCTCTGtcacaaataaaaagcagaacAGTGTCCCTCTGTAACCTTTTAGAGAAGTGAAAATTAGGTTAATACGAGTCATCCAGACAGACCATCTATCGGCCTTTTGCCCCTGGCTTTCACTTCAGATTACTGGATGTCTTTTTTTGCCCAGTTTGTGACTTGTTTTTGCTCCTGATTTACTAACCTTTTGATTCACAAAGTCCAGTGTCTGATTTGTGTGCATAAGCTTGTATGTGTTGAACACACGGTCGATCAGACTTCcattctgaaaaacaaacacacatgcaacacaGTAAATCAGAAGATTTACAGCATCTCAGGTTTATAAAATGCTAGAGTAACTCCACATGAAATCTTTTATggccaaaatgtattttgttaatGACCTATGGTTCAGTATAAAATTAATGATAGCACCCACCTTCACTCATACTTATGGCAAACACAACAATTATTTGAAGTGCACTTCTCAATTTTTTTGCATCACAGAGcacaaaaaaaggtgaaaatttCAGCTGCTACATAGCAACAAATGTAGATTTTGAATTCTAGTAGCAATTACACAGACCAACCAATAATTTAACCCAGCTTTGCAATGTTGTTTAAATTGTGGTTTTGAGCAGCAATATATCCCTCAAAGCTCCActgtcaaatgttttaaatatattttattactacAAAATATCATAAGAATGAagtaaaacaggaagtaaaaaacAATATGCACCACTGTAGAACACAGGAtcagtaaaaatgaaagtgcTATGCTCAGCTACGAGTACTGGCTTAGCAAGTCTTCATTTAAAGAGACGCCGCAATGTTTTAGAAATGCTATACGATTTTGATACACTGTTCTTacaacatttgtaaataaaccCCTGGTCTCCAGGGAAAATAAGGGACAATACCCCTACCCTCATTATGATTAAGACAAGTGTGAGAAATAATCACGGATCCCCTCCTGAGATGCACTGTTTTTGAAAAACGTATTTATGTACTACATGTTATTGCAAGTCAgattccttccttccttctctccttagCAGAAAATACACAGTCAAGTTGCCCTAGTCACTAGTCCAGAGTTCAGGCAGTAAATAAGAGCTTTGAATGCTTACCTCAAAGTTTCTGTAGTCTTTCCTCTCTATAGTGTCATTCATCTCCAAGTTTGGCCGATATGCCAGAGAAGGGTCTGGACCCTGCGTTCCAAATAACAGACAACATTTTTAGGATTTACAAAGATAGATAACGTAcatgctttcaaaataaaatgaagtaagTATAAGTAGttttaaaagcagtttaaatagatgttatttaaaagtaaaaaaatgatcaaagtgAAAGCTTAGccttttttatgtgttaaagCCACACATACGATGTTGACGACACTCATGGCTGACAGATGaagtctgtgttgtgttgttttctttcctcctgtctGTGTATATATCCTGCCCGTTATGCCTTTGACCTGCACTGCAAGCCTTCATGAAGTGCAGCTCAATGTCCAGTCACACTTTAACCAAACCTCACTAATGTAcatctgtgtgcgtgtgcgtgtatgtttgtgtgtggcaaTCCTCGGAAGAGTTTTTCAATAGTCAGCAAGTTTGGACTGATGTAGGATGACTCAGTTGTTCTTTGTTTGTTCCACGGTtaagttggtttttttcaaCCACATATTCGTGAGGATTAGTGAACACACTGGTTAAGGTTGGACAGATATGATATATTGAGCTCAATAGTGAGGTTCTGGAAATGTTTTATTcccaaacattttcaaaatcgAGGATTTTGATTATTAGCCATAATGTCGTAACTATCAAAGGTAGATTTACCAAGAGCTATGAGATTGTGAAACAATGGTATATGATCATGTTGAGCCACAAGTCTGTATGATATCAACCTTGCTTTaagataaacatattttatttgcGATGTCAACACATGTACTACACTAGCTGCAAACCTAAATATAACTGCGACATCTCTGATTGGTGGAGCTCGATTTTCCATAGAAATATTCACTGGCCAGCTAGTGAGAAATATTATCTGGCCAGCTAGTGAGGGGACCTCTACTGCAAGGTCTGCTCCTGGAATTTAAAACAGACCAGcaattttctgaaaacatttgatgcAAGAAATAAGGCATGCTGTTGCTGAATCTGTCTTAACTTAACGTCGACAACGgtttgtttaaaagtttttcAGGAGTTTCCTGAGGCCACGAGCTGCCATTCGTAATGGTTAATGGGGTGAGTAGTTCCTTCACTCTTTAAATAATTATGTACACAGTTTTGTACCTTTGccttctttccctttttccattttttgttgttcctccaaatcaaatgttttatggtCACAATTAATCTCTTCGTTGGCTGGCTGGGTTTCATGCTTAAAACTCTAGGAATGTCTGATACGCCAGTGGAGTGAATAAATGAATGGGACTTTTACTTATGGATGGGAGACAATCAAAAAGTGGCCGGGCACTGGTGAGATGGACAGCCCTGTTCAAAGAACCAAAGTTATCAACATAACCTAAACTGGCACTTACTTAGTGAGTGCATGGATGAACAAAAAGAGTGACTAAAGGCCAATAGTATTTTTCTATTCAATTTTGGAATATTGCATAAAATATCTATAGTTTCCTGTAAGTCATTGATGTTTAAACATGCGTCATACTATTTTCTAAGGAGGTGACATGAACTGAATTTCGCAACACTGCAGTTGTGTTCTTTGAGTGTTACCATACCACagcctttttctctgttttctctgatACTGTAGCAATATATTTGTGCCTTCCATAGCCAGCCAAGTTTTATGAAAAGACCATCTTAAATCGGTAAAATACTTACTTAACTTAATTTACTTACCAAGTTGGCGTTCTTTCCGCCAAAAAGGCTTAATCCAGCCACGTAGTTATCCATTTATGAAATGATAAGCCTCGGGTAAATGGTAAACAGTTCTTGTGAGAGTAATGTGTCTGCATCAGAAGTAGGCCAACTCCTGTCCAGTCAGAAGCCACGGAACAGCGAATCAACCATTGCAAATAAAAGTCACACTTCATTTAAGTACACTCTCTTACTTTTGGGCAAATTtgaattgacaaaaaaatggttGGTTTAATAAAACGCAACATTATACGTCACCAACTGCGACTGATCGCGAGAACTGAAGGATaattactttcactttcacttttctctatcaaaaaaacaaaacggtcCGAACTCATGGTTAGATAGATGTTCAGTTCCATATTGATGTATCTGTTTAGGTATTCATTACTGTGAGTTTGATGTTCAGTAATCCAAATTTACAGGGGCGGTTCCAGGGATTTTAAACTTGGGGGCCCAGGGGTAGTGAATGGGTGGCTACAGGTGGCCACCCATTTACACAGGTTacataccgtattttccgcactataaggcgcacttaaaagcctttaattttctccaaaaacgacagtgcgccttataatccggagcgctttatatatggattaattctggttgtgcttactgacctcgaagcggttttgtgtggtacacggcgctctgtcaacatgttttagtagacttagtaaactacaaagccgcaccgcagcagcatcacggccaccgtagtcaggagcgtcgcggagtaatacatactgtgcttcaccataatattacagtgtgtgtgtataaggacccaacatggctcctgtcaagagacacgcttacgacacggacttcaaactcaaggctgtcagtcacgcagtagaacatgggaatagagcagctgcgagataattcaacattaatgaatcaatggtacggaagtggaggaagtttgactgactgactgttttgttttcgcttaatgcgccttatagtccggtgcgccttatatatgaaaaaagatcgaaaatagaccattcattgacagtgcgccttataatccagtgcgccctatagtgcggaaaatacggtatttaAGTAATGTTAAAGTCATGGACTTTGTTCTGCAGGACAAACTGCAGGGTGTTGGGCAATTCTTGTCATGGTTCACCAACGTGACAGAcattaactttttctttttaccttaGGAGACTAGCATGAAGTGACTGGATATGTGACATTGATTATAATCAGGGGTGGAAGTCCGGTACAGTCCGATACTCCATACTAAAAGTTCCACTCCTTTGGTTTGACTTTTCACTTCCCTTATCCGTTACTCTCATGggcctcttgtgtgtgtgtgtgtgtgtgtgtgtgtgtgtgtgtgtgtgtgtgtgtgtgtgtgtgtgtgtgtgtgtgtgtgtgtgtgtgtgtgtgtgtgtgtgtgtgtgttgt
This is a stretch of genomic DNA from Anoplopoma fimbria isolate UVic2021 breed Golden Eagle Sablefish chromosome 19, Afim_UVic_2022, whole genome shotgun sequence. It encodes these proteins:
- the miox gene encoding inositol oxygenase isoform X1, which produces MDNYVAGLSLFGGKNANLGPDPSLAYRPNLEMNDTIERKDYRNFENGSLIDRVFNTYKLMHTNQTLDFVNQKHSVWASCNHTQMKMMDAIMSLDKLVDESDPDVDFPNSFHAFQTAEGIRQAHPDNDWFQLVGLIHDVGKTMAFWGEPQWAVVGDTFPVGCKFQNSIVFRGNTFLDNPDEKNPSYNTEYGIYETNCGLDKVFLSWGHDEYLYRVLKYNNCSIPEQGLYMIRFHSFYPWHSHGDYMHLCNEKDLLMLPWVQQFNKFDLYTKTTELPDVDKLKPYYQSLIDKYCPGILKW
- the lmf2a gene encoding LOW QUALITY PROTEIN: lipase maturation factor 2a (The sequence of the model RefSeq protein was modified relative to this genomic sequence to represent the inferred CDS: deleted 1 base in 1 codon), producing the protein MGEIILPRRMFLWCMAVIYLAAFVSLYVQIPGLYGNDGLLPARYQLRYSGKSLKELLLSSPTLLWLGPQLGVDTHTAMELLCLVGAALSLAATLVESLRDSVVFFFLWALYLSMYQVGQVFLYFQWDNLLLEVGFLCILVAPLTLIRGSRGVREHDRVTFWLLRWLLFRLMFASGVVKLTSRCPTWWGLTALTYHYETQCIPTQLAWFAHQLPVWWQKLSVVGTFSIEIAAPLLFFSPLRRLRLGAFYLQVLLQVLIILTGNYNFFNLLTLALCLSLLDDQHVHFWLRKADKISNNDSKLGSWLCYLLELSVWSLMIFGSILCFDLKLDTTKNAISSRTEFTFHQFNQFLKTVTVPSIWIAVLSLTWEMVTAMFRCACVSGFLKRFWGTIQWTVFATAAAAMFTISLVPFTYVEYDSNARLWPGVRRAYDLVGRYQLVNSYGLFRRMTGVGGRPEVVIEGSQDGVSWTEIEFMYKPGNLSAPLALVTPHQPRLDWQMWFAALGPHTQAPWFTSLMYKLLQGKRDVIELIQTDVSQYPFHEQPPAYLRAHRYRYWFTEPKADGSYPQRWWRRVYDEEFYPTVHLGNNFLESMLNQYGLKDKSPPRRMSNTTVAKAVRWVRSQARGVPTHILIWTLIACSATLCLLQGLQNRNKHPERTPLTHEAAVNNHTEDVPDGSSDHCGKSDEQQKTKEEEEEEEDVVEEDVVEDGDGSEDEVEEGKAEEKDTVADDEEDCAQEEVEDEEEDGKSR
- the miox gene encoding inositol oxygenase isoform X2 → MSVVNIGPDPSLAYRPNLEMNDTIERKDYRNFENGSLIDRVFNTYKLMHTNQTLDFVNQKHSVWASCNHTQMKMMDAIMSLDKLVDESDPDVDFPNSFHAFQTAEGIRQAHPDNDWFQLVGLIHDVGKTMAFWGEPQWAVVGDTFPVGCKFQNSIVFRGNTFLDNPDEKNPSYNTEYGIYETNCGLDKVFLSWGHDEYLYRVLKYNNCSIPEQGLYMIRFHSFYPWHSHGDYMHLCNEKDLLMLPWVQQFNKFDLYTKTTELPDVDKLKPYYQSLIDKYCPGILKW